Below is a window of Arabidopsis thaliana chromosome 2, partial sequence DNA.
ACTAGCAAGTAATTAACAACCTAGATTTAATAAAACTATCGCATACTTGAGAGTCGTTTATACATTATAAAAGTAATACTTGTGATCATTGCGTTCTATATAAACAACTTCTATATAAGctgaaaaaaaactgataagaaaaaattaatacaatcGTAATTTGAATCcagttaaaaataatttggattCAGTTACAAAGATATGCTAAAAGCTATAGGTAatatttcgtttttatttGAATAGAAATGTAATAGTACTCGGTAATGCAGTAAATAATTCGACTATTTCCATGAAGCGACCaaaccatttctcatcatatGCACACACTCAGACAAATATATTGGTCAAATCACGTGCTGGGAATATGCGTACATTATAAATAGATTATAGCCAATCATTAGAACACATTATAACGTTTGAAATGAACGATTATATACGTATACtactttaaagtttaaaccaaaacaacaacaataaccaggaaaaaaagaacaattttgTTCCTAACTAAATTAGTGGTAATTATCGTTATAGGTTCTTTAATACTGGAGCGGATCATATTAAGAGATATATTTAAAGAGGTCAAATAATGAATTCATACATGCACACATAGATATATATGGCTATATGTAGTCGATCACCATATGATAAGATAATATAGTTTacattaacaagaaaaaagataatatagtttttttgcaTTTGCGACGTCGGCTTAACTTTGAGGAATCaacccaaacaaaattaaaagaaaaacacttgGTTCACAATATTTGTTAGGGCAAAATCATTGCACAAACACATTTATAGATATACGTGcatgtatatgtaaatattataGGATGGAGAAAAGGGacaaaagaaatagaagatgATAAATGCAAACAAACCTCCATAACTGTAATAACTAAAAGAGTATGGGAAGACCATGTGATCAGATTCACATGTTTTTCCTCCTCAGTGTCACACTCAGACTCAGACTCATCATCAGGTGTTTTTACCATTGGTAACTAACTTAGTTAACTATAACCCCATTCCATCAATTTTCATCTTcctttgaaaaacaaaattagaaataggGTATCCTCTAAGttagtatttttcaaataatatcaCTACTTTAAATTacaacaatcttttttttttttcatacgaTTACAACAATCTTTTTAAATGTCTAAAACTACCATAAACATAACTATATTAAAAACCgatacatataatataatgatATTATATTACTGTCATTGATGTGTCCCTATCAAGATTCAAACATGTATAATGCATGTTACCTTACTGTGTTGATGATTGGAGATGGCTAGTGCTTTGGTTTGTCGTCAATTAGCTAACTTAGGAGTGTTAGCGTGGTTTGTTTTAGTGGATTTTGGTCTGTGCTAGCCAACCTTGGGAAATGATCTTGGTAGAGTGAGCTAGcgcttttgttcttttggttCGTCTGTTTCCACTTTGAGAAAGCTCATGGTCGTATCTAAGAGATGCTTTCACATGTTGAGTGCGTGTTCATGATCTCTGGTTCAGTCTTCCCGGGCTACCGTGTTGAAagacttgtttttgtttggttttcaatGATTCGACCATCGCCGTTTGACATCTCGTTTCTTCCTCCTTGAGACGTCTTTTTGgaaattcttcaaaatcttttatCACTTCATTGATTCTGTAAACATTATTGTATTTGTTGATCGACGGACTGATTATTCTTTgttccatgttttttttttgtgagtcaatcctaatttttttcatttttaatgacATGTTCACatttttagcaaaaataaaataaaaagcctGGATTATTATCTTCGATACTGGATTAATTACTGCCACTTTTTTTCTCGTTTTGATTGATGTATTAAACATTAGTGTTAGTAAAATGCAAAAAGATCCTCCAAATTTGAACAATATCGCAAGGCCAATTATGAATCTCTGACCCAATAAGGGACTAAGGTTACAAAACTGATTACTAACGTTTGTTCTACATAGAGAAGTTTCTTGCCTTACAAGTAAAATACTGGCTGGCTTTAACctaaccaccaccaccaccctGAAGATAATTAACGTataagaatcaaatcaaaagaagagagcGATCCCTACACTTGAGCTCAACATGCCCTCTTAAAGCCTAGACGACGAAATCGATCAAGATTCTACAAATCGTAAAACTGTGCAAGGGATTACTATACAATTTCATTGCCAAGTAAATAGGTCTCATTCCTTCAGAAAGTGGAAGTTAGGGTTATCAGCGAGTTCCACAGCTGGTTTTACATTGGTAAAGTCTTTTTCTTGCATAGAGTTCGAGATTTCATCAGCTGCAAAGGGGATGCTGAGTTTCACCAAGACAATATTCAAGAGGTTATGGTGATGATGTTTGAACAATTTAGAGAAATTTAGGCGTATTGTGAAATCTTCAATACCTGGAATTATTGTCTAACAAGAAGGAACGACtgtcttcgtcttcatctGTAACTAGAAGTTTCAAGTTGGAAATCACCTGCACCCATAGATATATGAAGCCGATGTAGAGATTGGAAATATGTAATTTGGTTTATCTGAGAAATGTTGAGAGCAAACATACGTCTGGAGATACATTTTGATCCTCGTGATCATCAATTTTGCAGAGGGTACATATTCTATACAATTGCTGAGTACTAAGAGCCTGAGAGATTAAAGACAGATATAAAGATCATAAGATGAGGAATACAACAAATCCTAACCATTTTCCAGGcatgttttataatatttaaagaCTTTTTTCAGATCAGAGAAGCAGAGAGTAGTTACCGGGCAGAGGTTAGTCGTTAGATCATCATATGTAATTGTGGACTTCTGTTCTGTAACCTGGAAGAGGATTACGATGAAACATTCAGGAACGAGAAAGAAGCAAGAGTGTTGTGATGTTAATTAAGTTGATGTTATTTGGTTCATAAGAAACTGACCAATAGCACTAAGGCTTGTCTTGTGTTTTTGAGTTCATCCCAAGAAGATCCTACAAACTGCATTCAGGAGAACTTAATCGACAAGTGAAATCAAGCGATTGAAACTGTCTGGTTACTAGAATCATTTAAAACAACTGAACTTACATCTTCAGTTGCCTGGCTGCACCAAGACTCTAGTTCATTTAGCCAGACATTCACCTTCTTGCCCATGATGAATGTGCAGCATTCACGTTGCAGAAGGCTGCATTAGTTAGATTACAGCTTTAAGTTTATTGGCTGATGGTGGGTTAGGTGATTTATATTCGTTAAAGGTTGATGGGggaatgtaaatattttaccTGTTAAAGAGTTGAACGTTGATGTCTTGGAATGTTTGGCAGAAAATCTTCTGagcaagaaacagaggaacctgaaagaagaagtttgtcAGAGTGGAAATCTAGGAGTAAACAGAATCAAACACAATCTTTCATCCTCGAATACAGAAAAGTTCTTACGTAGTTTTTCTTCAATGTGCCGAGAAGCTGATTCAAAAGACCAATGACGTCTTGCCAAGTTTCCGTGGGTGAATTCTCCTCAGATGGTTTTGCCAGTGAATTCTCTGCGGATGGCTTTGCCTGTGGATTCACTTCGGATAGCTTTGCCTGTGAGTTCTCTTCAGATGGCTTTGCTGGTGAATTATCTTCAGAAGGCTTTGCTGCTAAATAATCTTCAGACAGCTTTCCTGATGAATTATCTTCAGACAGCTTTTCCGGTGGATTCTCTTCAGATGGCTTTTCTGGTGAATTCTGTTCAGATGACTCAGCTGATAAAGTCTCTGCAGAGAACTCATGTGATGAATCTTTCAGTCCCTGATCCATTAGTTGAGAACTAATAAGTGAGATGACCTTATCTAGCAGAGATCATGATCTGAAGGAAACCATAAATAGTTCTACCTGAATGCAGGACGAAAGCACAGGTGCGAGTTTTCTCTTCACATTCTCTTGAAATATCCCATATATAGTCTCAATGTAGGCTGTAAGCTGCTGCTTGAAAAGTAAAGCAGGATATCGAGCATCTACTTGTTGCACTACATCACCTGAAAGGCTGGCCGAGGAGGGTGAACGGAAACCCTAAACATATGGAAGTCATATTAGAGGAAATCCCACAAGACACGGAAACCCTTAAGTTAAAGCTTTATGGCCATTAGTATGCTTAAGGTATTCTTAGAGTCTATAAACAGGATTTTGTTACCTGTGTCATCctcccaaaaaaagaagttggcTGAGGAGGTTTCTTCGGACTTGCACCGGTTGTACTATGAGATTTCAAGCTTCTTTGAAGCAAGAACAGCAGTGTAGATGTGTTTGTTAGCCAATAAGCCAAATTGCTATCATCTTCTGGGTTCTGAAAGTATATCAACGCATATTGATTAAACCTTCTGAGAAGTAGTATTCAAGACGCCATATTTCCAATGATTCTTTGACCATAAACACTATAAAGCGATTACTATTTAAACTTCCAGGTTACCTCTATAGCAGAACCAAAAATAGGAACAATACGGTCAAAGACACTGGTTTTCTCTGCTTCGAATAGTTTCCAGTGTATGAGACATTTGTAGATTGTAAATGCTGCAACAGGCTTTCCGTGGCTGAAACCGACGTTTTTCGAAACACATTTGAGTAGGACGTCAACAAATTCCTGCATAATAACAACATGACATAAGTAATTGACCAATTCAAACAAGTATCACAGTACTATGACTGCTGTATTAGTTAGGCACATACATGGGGTTGTTGTTCAATCTGAGATCGTCTAAAAGACATTGCCCCGAACCTTCTTGATGGTATAGGAGCAAATGATTCCTGTAAGAAAGAGATTTCTATTATAATTCTATAGTAACAAAAACTTGCGAAGATGATTAAGTGTAAACAAGAACAATTCATCTAGTTTTCACTTACATGATGTCCGTTCTCCACAGGCTGGAAGAGGTACATGAAAACGAAGAGGTCAAGacttttcttgaaaatataatctatataAAGAATATGAGAAGTGGAAAATAGAGGGTTTTTACAGGTGGTCTTGTAAATGACACCTGAGGTGACATTTTCCGGGAAGCTGAATTACGTAGCGCTTGCTGCCGAAGAATTTTGTCTTCTGCTTCCATGTCAGATACCTTTTCCTCTAGCCTAAATTTAGGAGTAAATAAGTAATGCATACATAGATACtgttgaaaatgaaaataaatagcaaagaaaagattgaaacaTTGAAACTTTGGGAAAATAGAGAATGCAAATCGATAACCTTTGCATAGATGTTTTTAACTCGATTAGTTTTGTCTCTGTGTCCACAACCTGCTTAAGCCTCTCTTCACAAAGTCTACTTGCTTCCTCATACTTCTTCTCTGTGTCCACAACCTGCTTAAGCCTCTCTTCACAAAGTTTACTTGCTTCCTCAtacttcttctctgtttcgtCTATTTTCCTTTCCAACAAATCTACCAGATCCTGTAGAATTTCAATAAATTTAAGAGAGACATAACGCACAAACTTTTAATGGAGAAGAATACATTTTGTGGAAAACTAACATataaatctttgttttcagCAGCAAGTTTGTTGGTCATTTCATCATCAATCGAAAAATCTTCTGCTAATATCTCTTCTTTGAGCATCTGTGGTCCTTCCTTTTGCTCGTTTGGTGAATCATTTCCATCgttttcataattttcattCTCTAATGAACTCACAAGTGCCTGAGAAGAGTCATACTCAGAACAATGGGAAAAACAAAcctaaaacttaaaaagaatCAGGAGTGGAGCTATGTCACTGTAACTTTACCTTCAGACGTTCATTCTCTGCTGCAAGATTACTCAACATCTCATAATCAGATGAAGCACTCTCTTTCAATTGATCTGAGATGTTTGAGCTTGTTACGTCGTGCTTTCTGTCTAATGAATCgattttcttctccaatgtACTGACCAAAGCCTACGATACGTTGTACTTGTTAAGATATCAATTACCGAGAGAAAACattgaaatctcaaatgaaCCGCTTTTGCCACAAATCTGGGTCGTCTATCATAAAACAATATCTTGAAATCCTACCttcaatttttgattttcagcTTCGAGTTTGATAATTACACCTTGGTCAATGACGGGAACCTCCTGTTTTACTCGTTCTTCACTTAGCTTACTTGTTTCTTCATATTTGCTATCGGATTCATCAATTTTCCTTTGCAACGAGCTCACCAAATCCTTAGAAGTtagaaggaaaataaataagacAGAGAAACCACgatcatattttcaaaatctttatgACCTTACCTTGAGCTGTTCATTTTCGGCAGCAAGATCATTTGTCATCTCCAACTCCTTAGCAAGTTCTTCAAATTCTAGTTGCATATCTTGTAAAGCAGACTGCAACTTCAAAATCTCCTCACTTTTGGTTACTTGAGTTTCCCCTAGCTGAAGTTTCATATCATTTAAAGCTGACCGCAAATCTTCGACTTCTTGAGTTTTGACTTGCTCAAGCTCCATCTGCATCAGTAGGCAGATCAGATGCTTCACATAGAAAAGGgaaacatcaacaaaagatCTACTATTGCAAGTTCTGAGATGTGTACCCTCATTTGTTTCTCAAGCTCTAAGCATGAAGTGAGTTCTTCCACTTCCTTTTCTAGCTTAGTCTTAGCGTCTTGGAGGGCACCTGTTTCCTTAGCAGCCtggaagacaaaaaaatatcttaggAAATCTCAGGATACATTCGAATCTGTGAATTTGTACATAAAATTGACTATAGATCATCAACTTGAGCTCTCAAAAGAGAAccttaaaagattcaaaaaataCTGAGAGAAACTTCCAATCCACAAGTATACAATTTTTCAACATCTTGATGACAATCATGTTGAATATTCACGTACATCTCATGGAAGGTAGGATCGTATAAATTAGgtttagagaaagaaagagctTTTATTGTTAGCTAAGAGAGAAAGTCACCATTTTAAGCTTCCGCAATTCTCGGTGTGCAACTTTCACTCTCCAGCCACATTGAGTGGTAATCGCTGCTTTCTTCGTTCTCAAATACCGCCGTCGACACAAACATCTTCTGATTTGACTCTGTGGAATCAGTAACACACATGTTATTGATACACAAACAaattcaagtatttgatatctTTAAGATACGAAAAAGGAGAGATCTTTATCATCAATATGAGGTTTTAAACTTGCTTGAATAATAATCGCTGCTTTTCTCTTCGTCCTGTATTGAAATTCAACTCGAGCAGCCATTGCACGCAACCCAGACTGAATGGAAATAGCTGAAGCACACAACTTTTTAAATGCTGTCTGACATATATATGTCCGTGCCTGCTTCTGAATTCTCACAGAAGCAGCTTCTCTTCTCGTGGCCTTAAACTGAACGCGTGCAATATGTCCTGAAATGAGTTGGGAGAAGCCTTGTTAGACATGAAACTATATTTGACGCCAATAATCTACCCGACGAGCAATCGCATAGAACATGTATTACCTCTACAAAAGGCTTGGATTTCAGTTGAAGCGGACTGCAACAGCAGATATTTTTTGCGAGACAGATACGTAATGACTTTCCTCTGTATAATCCTTGCTGAATGCCCAAGAACTTCCGCTCGGTGAGCATCCAGTTCTGCCATCTGACCTGCCCTAAGAAACACCTTTGTCTTCCCTATCTgtgatttaaaaaatttaatgaatCTTGTGCAGTGTAACCAGGCAATATATCCGAAGTGGCATTGCCTGTACCCTTtgtatctctttttttggaaatCACAATGTAAAGGCAGCAATCCAGGAACTGTGTGATAAGTATATGGAAACGCACCTGAAAACCTTTAAGGTCCACTCTTGCTAGAAGCTTTTTGCAAGCATCAACTTCATCAAAGCTATAGAATATTAAGGCCAGAGAGAAAAGGTTTATATCAGTCTAAAACCTTAACGTCTATTTAACATTAGGCTAAGAATTTAACTGCAAAATATGTATTGGAGAATCTACCTTCTCTCCGTTGCCTCTGGGGCCAAAATTCGGAACCTGGTCAAAAATTCATTGAAAGGCTTTCTAGTGGGATATCCAGCACAACTAATCCTAATGGCTTCCATGACCCCCTGAGGTCAGAAAAGTATGCTTCACAACATCACGTAAAGACCGAAAAATTGTCGCAGTTGCAAAAAATAACAGTATATGGTTCTCTGAAACATTAAGCTTACCCCACACCTAAGTTGATGCAGAACATTAACGTTCTCAAATATTTCTGGCTTAAGAACGTTATTTGGCTTAACACAACGTATGTAGTGTGGCTCTGTGGTGTTCAACGTCTCGAGCAAAGATTGTAGTTGTTGCTGTAATTTATAACATGGTGAGAATCACCGGAAAAACAATATAAGAAGAATTTAATGAATTTAACATCATTAGTAGACCTTGAATTGAGAGCCTATTGATGAGAACTTTGATGATTTGGACGATTCCTCTCGCGATTTTGGGAACAACGATGAGACAAAGGAACAATCTGAAGAGTTCATGAGAGATTGATGTTCTCCAACAACATAATCTTTGTTCTTGTCTAAAAATAGTTCAGTCTGATAAGTGACCTGAAGTTGAACATCAATACAGTCATTACACCACATTGACATTTTTGCCATTACTTAAAGACAAACATTTAAGCACAAACTTCTGTAGTAAATTAAATCACTAACATCACCAGCATAATGGCAGATGGTAAAGTCTGTACGAGCCAATTTTGGCTTGGTAAAACGCTTGTGGCTACCAAATGTCTGGTATAGCTTTTCTGCAAGTGTATCATGTGTTGATCTTGGGAACATACTGTAGAGGCATACACAAACTCAGCCACTTATTgaagaagtaaaaagaaatCAGTGAAGAAAGAACATGACGCTTTGGTACATTACCAAGCCTCATCAAGAAGAGCAATAATTCCACCAGGTTTCTGACATTGAACAATTCTGTATTAGGTGCtagaaatcaataaatatgTATGAAACTGGAACTGCTAGAAAACGGAATAAAGATTCCAACACCACTCATTGTGATACTACTTACCTTTTCTATAAGGTCAAGGACATCTTGATTATCAATGAACTCTATGTAACTCCAGTCAATCTCTTCTTTAGTATATTCTTCTTGCTCCATCTTGAACACATGCTGTAGAAGAGAGGAACATATGCATGAATATGGATCAGCATAAAATTAGATcaatcaagaatcaaaaatatgaaaagaaccTCAGTCTCCAACCTGATTGAAATGCTGCTGCAGCTTCTCGTTTGTCAGGTTTATACAAAACTGTTCAAAACTGCAAAAtgtgaaaagagaaagacaacGTTGTAATTGTAACACAAGCATTAAAACTGCTATCAGTTGAACCATATAACAGCTAGGAACAATCAATTatgagaataataataatattgtcCCAGACCAGAAAAAAATCTCTAGCTAAGTAGCTAAAACTTAAGAAATCCAATAACAAACCATCTGCTCAATGTTTGAAGAAGACTAAATCAGAGAGCATATAGGCAGCCATGCAGGAAGCAGTATAGGGAGTTTATAAATCAACTcgaaaaaggaaattgaacATTTTGGTAGCGTACCGGTTAAGCACCTGTTTGTCTTGAAACTCTCAAATCCATAAATATCCAGGACTCCAATTATGTACTTAGAACTTGAGTCTTGGCCAATGGAATTATTTATCTTAGTCACAAGCCTGGGAGCAATAAATTTGTAAgctttcaaaactttatatcCCAGGATTGATAATAAGCCCTTAAGAAAGAAGCCGTTATTGTAAACCTACCAATCAAACAATTTAGAATAGACAATCTTGGCAAGAGCATCTCTGCTTAGTGCTGCACTACCGGGATCAAGAGGCTTTGTAATGCTTTCACCACGAGTCACCATCACCCTATTGCACAAGGAGTTCTCTAGAGCTTTCTCATCACACCTACCCAAAAAAGAGCAATCAGGGTTCTACCTCCCATTGACAAGAAACCTGTAATCCGAGAACACATAATAGTGAAGCATATACATGAAAAGTTTTGCAGCAACTTTTAGATGGAACCGGGATTTATCGTCCTTGGGTTCTGCACCATCTGATTCTTCGCTCTTTGCAAACTCAATGTTTCCTAGATGAAGGATAGCAGCAACTACCCGAAAGATTGCATCCTACAAAAGTAAAATGTAAGAAGAGTTATCCTCATTGCTGATCATGtcaatgaaaaaacaaaaggtacCTGTTCTTCAGGACTAATTCCAACAACGTCCATAGCTTTCCTCGTAGCTAGGTATTCTTTGGAATCATCAATTGCATCCAATGCATGGCAATTCGATTGATTTAGGTAGTGAAATGTGCTTGGTTTCCCTAACTGATACCGCTCAGTTTCCTGAAATTTCAGAACAGAAGCTAGTTTTCAGTATGAATCCCATATATGGCCAAGCACTGGACATACAGAGCCTTCATATGTTCGACCTGATGTAAACATACAAGGGACCATGTTTACCTGTTCTGGCGCAGCGCAAAGCATGTAAAAGCAATGATAGTTTCTTTCAGGATCAGAAACTTGACAAACTCGTGACCTCTCCAGCAAATATGTTCTAATAGCAGCTCCTGAGATTCTTCCCATATGATTGAACTGAATCTCCACAAATTTACCAAAACGACTGCAATATGAGATTTGCCTACATATGTCAAGGTTGACTTCAAGAACATACATAAACttgaaaaatcaagaaatgtgAATGACATTCCACCTTGAATTATTGTTTCTGACGGTTTTTGCATTACCAAAAGCTTCTAAAACTGGATTTGACTGCATAACAGGATCATAATAcgagaagaataagaagataTCTACAGAGAGAAACTCAGTGAGTCTGTCTCTAGTAAGAATGTAGATGCATTGTAAACAGACTATCTACCTCCAAAACTTGCTGTTCGACAGATCGTCCTTCACTCTCAGCTTTTCCACCCATGTATGCAAGATATTGCATGAGCATTTTTGTGCTCTCTGTCTTCCCAGCACCGCTTTCTCCACTCACCAAGATCGCCTGGCTTACTCCCTCGTTGatcatttttctaaatttatattcTTGATGATGGTGaggcccaaaaaaaaatgatagtgCAACATTAGTTAAAGTTTCATCTATGCAACAAAAGATTACCTGTATGCAGAATCAGCAACAGCAAAAGGATGTGGGCTTAACTCGCCAAAATCTGTGCCCTTATATTGCTCCATTATCTCATTTCCATATAGGTGGGGTAATCTTTTAAAGGGATTCACAGCTATCAGTATATTCCCTGTGTATGTCTGTAACCATCAAGAAGAAATTAGCTTGCTACAAACACTTCAGAGAAATATTAATGATATTGCTATAACTGTGCAGTAATTTTCAGCAAAACAATGGTAGAGATAATCATAGAATTCATAAGTGGGTGTaatgaaagaaggaaaactGACAAGAGTTACATGCTGAAGCGtacatatatttcatttgCATTGTATCTGGCTTTTAGATTGAGAAGAACCCCTGGTTCATGCAAATACGCAAGCTTTGTCATGTCGTCCACACCAAGCTCAGGAAACTCAGGATCCTTGGGGTGGACAGCATTAACCTTTGCCACAACCTACAAACAAATGCATCACAAATATGAGCAATGTATTCTTAAGGTACCTTAAGAACTAACACATTGTCTCGTTGCTTTGGAGAAAAGGGACTAACCGTCTTGGTTTGGCAATTAACTTTGATCTCTTGACCGTTAGCTTCCACAACTTCTCCATCTAGCCAGGCTTCATCTGGATCTTCCACCCAGACCTGTGACCCCACAGTTACCTT
It encodes the following:
- the XID gene encoding myosin XI D; amino-acid sequence: MVWKHQLIGFSGIFSNVSPASVKVTVGSQVWVEDPDEAWLDGEVVEANGQEIKVNCQTKTVVAKVNAVHPKDPEFPELGVDDMTKLAYLHEPGVLLNLKARYNANEIYTYTGNILIAVNPFKRLPHLYGNEIMEQYKGTDFGELSPHPFAVADSAYRKMINEGVSQAILVSGESGAGKTESTKMLMQYLAYMGGKAESEGRSVEQQVLESNPVLEAFGNAKTVRNNNSSRFGKFVEIQFNHMGRISGAAIRTYLLERSRVCQVSDPERNYHCFYMLCAAPEQETERYQLGKPSTFHYLNQSNCHALDAIDDSKEYLATRKAMDVVGISPEEQDAIFRVVAAILHLGNIEFAKSEESDGAEPKDDKSRFHLKVAAKLFMCDEKALENSLCNRVMVTRGESITKPLDPGSAALSRDALAKIVYSKLFDWLVTKINNSIGQDSSSKYIIGVLDIYGFESFKTNSFEQFCINLTNEKLQQHFNQHVFKMEQEEYTKEEIDWSYIEFIDNQDVLDLIEKKPGGIIALLDEACMFPRSTHDTLAEKLYQTFGSHKRFTKPKLARTDFTICHYAGDVTYQTELFLDKNKDYVVGEHQSLMNSSDCSFVSSLFPKSREESSKSSKFSSIGSQFKQQLQSLLETLNTTEPHYIRCVKPNNVLKPEIFENVNVLHQLRCGGVMEAIRISCAGYPTRKPFNEFLTRFRILAPEATERSFDEVDACKKLLARVDLKGFQIGKTKVFLRAGQMAELDAHRAEVLGHSARIIQRKVITYLSRKKYLLLQSASTEIQAFCRGHIARVQFKATRREAASVRIQKQARTYICQTAFKKLCASAISIQSGLRAMAARVEFQYRTKRKAAIIIQSQIRRCLCRRRYLRTKKAAITTQCGWRVKVAHRELRKLKMAAKETGALQDAKTKLEKEVEELTSCLELEKQMRMELEQVKTQEVEDLRSALNDMKLQLGETQVTKSEEILKLQSALQDMQLEFEELAKELEMTNDLAAENEQLKDLVSSLQRKIDESDSKYEETSKLSEERVKQEVPVIDQGVIIKLEAENQKLKALVSTLEKKIDSLDRKHDVTSSNISDQLKESASSDYEMLSNLAAENERLKALVSSLENENYENDGNDSPNEQKEGPQMLKEEILAEDFSIDDEMTNKLAAENKDLYDLVDLLERKIDETEKKYEEASKLCEERLKQVVDTETKLIELKTSMQRLEEKVSDMEAEDKILRQQALRNSASRKMSPQKSLDLFVFMYLFQPVENGHHESFAPIPSRRFGAMSFRRSQIEQQPHEFVDVLLKCVSKNVGFSHGKPVAAFTIYKCLIHWKLFEAEKTSVFDRIVPIFGSAIENPEDDSNLAYWLTNTSTLLFLLQRSLKSHSTTGASPKKPPQPTSFFGRMTQGFRSPSSASLSGDVVQQVDARYPALLFKQQLTAYIETIYGIFQENVKRKLAPVLSSCIQGLKDSSHEFSAETLSAESSEQNSPEKPSEENPPEKLSEDNSSGKLSEDYLAAKPSEDNSPAKPSEENSQAKLSEVNPQAKPSAENSLAKPSEENSPTETWQDVIGLLNQLLGTLKKNYVPLFLAQKIFCQTFQDINVQLFNSLLQRECCTFIMGKKVNVWLNELESWCSQATEDFVGSSWDELKNTRQALVLLVTEQKSTITYDDLTTNLCPALSTQQLYRICTLCKIDDHEDQNVSPDVISNLKLLVTDEDEDSRSFLLDNNSSIPFAADEISNSMQEKDFTNVKPAVELADNPNFHFLKE
- the XID gene encoding myosin XI D, with amino-acid sequence MVFGSMVWKHQLIGFSGIFSNVSPASVKVTVGSQVWVEDPDEAWLDGEVVEANGQEIKVNCQTKTVVAKVNAVHPKDPEFPELGVDDMTKLAYLHEPGVLLNLKARYNANEIYTYTGNILIAVNPFKRLPHLYGNEIMEQYKGTDFGELSPHPFAVADSAYRKMINEGVSQAILVSGESGAGKTESTKMLMQYLAYMGGKAESEGRSVEQQVLESNPVLEAFGNAKTVRNNNSSRFGKFVEIQFNHMGRISGAAIRTYLLERSRVCQVSDPERNYHCFYMLCAAPEQETERYQLGKPSTFHYLNQSNCHALDAIDDSKEYLATRKAMDVVGISPEEQDAIFRVVAAILHLGNIEFAKSEESDGAEPKDDKSRFHLKVAAKLFMCDEKALENSLCNRVMVTRGESITKPLDPGSAALSRDALAKIVYSKLFDWLVTKINNSIGQDSSSKYIIGVLDIYGFESFKTNSFEQFCINLTNEKLQQHFNQHVFKMEQEEYTKEEIDWSYIEFIDNQDVLDLIEKKPGGIIALLDEACMFPRSTHDTLAEKLYQTFGSHKRFTKPKLARTDFTICHYAGDVTYQTELFLDKNKDYVVGEHQSLMNSSDCSFVSSLFPKSREESSKSSKFSSIGSQFKQQLQSLLETLNTTEPHYIRCVKPNNVLKPEIFENVNVLHQLRCGGVMEAIRISCAGYPTRKPFNEFLTRFRILAPEATERSFDEVDACKKLLARVDLKGFQIGKTKVFLRAGQMAELDAHRAEVLGHSARIIQRKVITYLSRKKYLLLQSASTEIQAFCRGHIARVQFKATRREAASVRIQKQARTYICQTAFKKLCASAISIQSGLRAMAARVEFQYRTKRKAAIIIQSQIRRCLCRRRYLRTKKAAITTQCGWRVKVAHRELRKLKMAAKETGALQDAKTKLEKEVEELTSCLELEKQMRMELEQVKTQEVEDLRSALNDMKLQLGETQVTKSEEILKLQSALQDMQLEFEELAKELEMTNDLAAENEQLKDLVSSLQRKIDESDSKYEETSKLSEERVKQEVPVIDQGVIIKLEAENQKLKALVSTLEKKIDSLDRKHDVTSSNISDQLKESASSDYEMLSNLAAENERLKALVSSLENENYENDGNDSPNEQKEGPQMLKEEILAEDFSIDDEMTNKLAAENKDLYDLVDLLERKIDETEKKYEEASKLCEERLKQVVDTEKKYEEASRLCEERLKQVVDTETKLIELKTSMQRLEEKVSDMEAEDKILRQQALRNSASRKMSPQVSFTRPPPVENGHHESFAPIPSRRFGAMSFRRSQIEQQPHEFVDVLLKCVSKNVGFSHGKPVAAFTIYKCLIHWKLFEAEKTSVFDRIVPIFGSAIENPEDDSNLAYWLTNTSTLLFLLQRSLKSHSTTGASPKKPPQPTSFFGRMTQGFRSPSSASLSGDVVQQVDARYPALLFKQQLTAYIETIYGIFQENVKRKLAPVLSSCIQGLKDSSHEFSAETLSAESSEQNSPEKPSEENPPEKLSEDNSSGKLSEDYLAAKPSEDNSPAKPSEENSQAKLSEVNPQAKPSAENSLAKPSEENSPTETWQDVIGLLNQLLGTLKKNYVPLFLAQKIFCQTFQDINVQLFNSLLQRECCTFIMGKKVNVWLNELESWCSQATEDFVGSSWDELKNTRQALVLLVTEQKSTITYDDLTTNLCPALSTQQLYRICTLCKIDDHEDQNVSPDVISNLKLLVTDEDEDSRSFLLDNNSSIPFAADEISNSMQEKDFTNVKPAVELADNPNFHFLKE